Sequence from the Equus przewalskii isolate Varuska chromosome 11, EquPr2, whole genome shotgun sequence genome:
AACTTGTCCTGGCTGAGGTGACTCAAGCGGGATGTGTGTGGACACTGTCCACTTCAGGCCGTTCCCCCTCCTGAGAGTCCCCCGTCACTGGGCTCTCAGAGTGCCGCTCTGTCGTGCCTGAGCAGCCTGCGTCATGCATCCCTTTTCTGAAGGGCCTGTTCTCACTCCAGCTGCTGGACTGGACATTTGGAGCATTTTGATACGTAAAGTAGAAGAAGCTGTTCAGGTGTTTGCTGCATCTTTATGTGAATTTATACTCAGGGGCGTAGCTATTGCCTAATTAAATTCGTATGGTATGTTTATGTAAAACTCAGTTTAGTAAGTGGTGTATGTGAACACATGGTCTCGGTGTTCATTCAGACACAGGAGTAGGGGCCAGAGCTGTGAGCCATGTGGGCACTGGCAGGACGGGGCCTTGCCTTCTTGTTGCGGCCGGCTCCCACCCTGCACGCCCACCTGAGCCCTCGGGTTCCGGGACCATGCACAAGGTGCCTTGGGCTGTGGTGGGAGTGGCTCTGTCCCCTCGCCATTCACTCCGCAGGTGGTTTTTAAAACAGGCTGTCAGTCAGACATCAGTTGGATGCTTTGTTTCCCTCCTTGTGAGTTTTTGCTCAAAACAAAGGACCCCCTGTTGACAGCACTCTGGGGAGGTTCTGCCCGTGGCTTTGTGGTGTGTGGGTCATGCTTGTCTCGGTGTTTGCTCGCTCTGTGGTTCAGTTAAATCTCAACAACGTCGTGATTAATACATGCAAGGCCCTTTGGCTTTGCGTTACCATGTGCTCCACCTGGTGTTGGTGTTGCTAATTGATACTTGAAATGGTGTGTCTTAAACCCTTAGATTTCAGTCTTACTGATCACTTATTCTTTGTTACTTCGGTTCAGAATGAAATCACAGCTCGTTCTCGCATTGCACGGACGCTGGGCCTCCGGAGGCCAGTCCGCGGAGCCTGCATCCCATCCGTGTACAAGCCTGCAGACCCCTCTCTGGGGCTGATGCGTGCGGACATCGGAgcagcctctctctctttgtttggAGACCCCTATGAGCTGGACCCCTTCGACAGGTGACTCCAGGGGGAGCAGTCCTTCAGGGGCACCATCTCAGAGTTGGGGAGCTAGGTGTCACCTCCCTCCTTTCTTAGTGTGGACATTGGGCACGGCACCCCCATGGGGAGCGTGGGTAAGCCTCTCACTCCAcgtttgtaaaatgagggtaatgatTCCTGCCTCAGAGTCGTCCTCAGATGGTGAGGACTCTGCGTCCCCAGCCCCTAACCTAGAGAGGCCTGTTCACACATCTGCCCGCCATCCCTGCTCAGAGACTCGGGCAGCTGCCCACGCGAAGCTGCTGCCCAGGTCCTGTGTTCACTGTTGAGTCACGAATACTGCCATGTGGGGCAGTGCTTAGCCTGTCCATGCTAGGTGCTGTTGAGGGTGAGCTGGGGATGTCTCCCTGGGCGTCAGGATGTGGGGTCACCTGTTCCCTTTGGCCTTTGTCCTCCCTGCAGCAATGAAGAGCTGTCTGCAGACCCAGCTTCCCCTCTGAGTGCCAAGAGGAGGATCCTCTCTCAGTCAGCTGTGCAGTCTCACCAGCCTGTGGCCAGGCCCATCTCCATGGGGCTCTCCAGGTCTGTCCTGGGAAGGATAGGACGGCAGGGGACAGTGGTCCTGTGGTGGGGCCACAGGCCTGCAGGGACCAGCTGGGCGCCATGTTGGCCTGGCACCCTGCCACCCATGCTCCTGCGGCCTCTCTTTGTGGCCCCTCCCTTGGCTCTGATGAGGAAGTGCTGCAGCCAGTCCTGAGTTGAGGGTGCGGGGACAAAGCGGTGGCCACTGGGGGCGAGGAGGGGGTGCGGGGAGCCGCAGCTCCTCGGGGCTTCCTCTGCGTGCCCAGCTCAGCCACAGAGCCCACCAGCAGGGAGCCAAGCTGCTGTTCAGTGCGGCTGCACCTTGCCtgcatcttttcttctctttgactccacaaaaaaaaagaattagccaAACCAACAAAATTAGAAGATGGCATTATCCGCCAATTCTTGCCTGTcagtgacatttggggccagaagCCTCAGATAACGTCACCCCCAAACACTGCTGTCCTTCAGTTGGAGCTGCCAAGTGggtctcccttcttccctcaggGGGCCCAGCACACGGCCTCTTCTCGGCACAGCAGCCAGGACCTGGGGGCCCCGGGGAACAGCAGGGGCACCAGGGGTGCCTGACCAAGGGCCTGGGGCGTGGGGAGGCAGCAGTGGCCCACCCTGGGTCTGTGCCTGCAGGAGGAGTGTTCCTGCCGCGGTGCCCGAGCCAGAAGTGGACGAGGCCCCGGTCCCCGACCTGCTGGGGAGCATCCTGTCGGGCCAGAGCCTCCTCATGATGAACAGCGCCGACATTGTCATCCACCGGGACGGCTCCCTCAGCGCCAGGAGGGCAGGTGAGGCGCCGTCTGCTCCCGCCGTCCCCTGCACACCAGGAAGCAGAAACAATCGTGGGACTCAGAGGGTGGGAGAGCCACCACACTAAACAGGCATCTTCCACTCACAGGAAGTGTCAGCGAAGGGGGacagttttctcagctgttttTCTCCGTTAACTTTCCATCGCTTTGTGAGCAGAAGTACAGCTGATAGCCTAGACGGTGGTGGGGTTCCCAGCCAGCCCACAGACCCTCCTTAGCCGTAGAGGAGCTGGCATGTGTTCTCAGAGCTCCAGAACCAGCCTCCACGGAGCCCCTCCCACAGAGCTGGGCCTTGGCAGGATTTCAGGGCTGGGGTGGGTCCAGCGTGGAGGCGGGGCAGGACAGAGATGGACAAGGTGCTGTGAGCTCGGGCCACACCTTGTCACTGCCCCCCTGTGTCTGTGACTGGCGTGGGAACTTTCAGACCATCAGTGGTGTAACTgtaaagcagaagagaaagcGTCTGCGACCCCTCAGCGAGCTGCAAGCCTGCCCGAGGGGGCGCCCCGGGCAGGAGAGGGTCCAGGTCAAGGTGCCAGTGGGAGGCATTGAGGACGCACAGCTTGAGAGGGTCATTTGGTAGAAGTTATCCGACTCTTGGAGCTCTTTAGGGAGAGTGTGGGGGCTGATGCCTTTTGCCTCTTTCCCTTTTAGCGCCCAGTCCTGTTCAGCGAAACTCAGTTGGTCTGTCCAGAGAGGGAGAAGGCCCCGGGTCTGGAGATTGCCTGCAGCCTGGGGCACCATGCTCAGGAAGGGGGCTACAGAGCCTGGGGCCACGCTGTCAGAGCAGGCCTGCCTCGGCCCCAGCCCCGGCCACCCACTCCTGTGTCCCTGCGCTCACCTTGGGGGCAGCTGTGAGACTGGACTCCTCAGGGACCTCTCGGTCGGGTCAGGCTCAGAACTTGTCGAACGTCATCCGGCCTGGCTTAAAACAAAGTGACAGCCCCCGACTGAATGGTGAAGGGAAGCACGCTTTGCCTCTCAGATTTGTGTCCTCTAAGGTCTCAGATCACAGCTCTGACTCGCCATCTCAGAGTGCTGTGCTAGGACAGGCCCCCAAACCAGCTCCCAGGAGAACTGACATCTCTGAGCTACCCAGGATCCCAAAGATAAGGAGAGACAACAGCGGCAGCAGGCAGGCAGACGCGCTCCCCACCGGGCAGTGCGTCGAGATCCCCAGCTCCTGCATAAGCCGACTCACTGGCAGGGAGGGCCCTGGGCAGCCTGGTCGTAGTGCCCGGGCAGAGGGCGAGCCCAGCAGCAGGGGCCCACAGGAGCCCAGCACGCACTCGGGGGGCGGCCCCCAGTCCCCGGCCCCGCTGGGATCCTCGAGGGGCAAGGGTGTCGGCTCAACCTTTGAGAGCTTCAGGATCAACATTCCTGGGAACACTGCCCCTTCCAGCAGACTCTCCAACCCTGGCTTCTGTAACACCTTCCGGCCTGTCGACAACAAGGTGCAGAGGAAGGAGAACCCCTCGCCCCTCTTCTCCATCAGGAAGGCGAAGCAGCTCAAGAGCGAGATCTACGACCCCTTTGACCCTACGGGCTCTGATTCCAGTTCTattggcagcagccctgagcatCTCGGCACTGGCCTCTTGCCCTCTGAGATCACGCGCACCATCTCCATCGACAGCCCGAAGGACCCACCGTTGCAGACTGTGCGCTGCGTCACCTCCTACACGGTGGAAACCACCTTTGGACCGGAGCCCGAGCCTTCTCGGGGGCCTTCCTCCAGCCTGCTCAAGCTCCGGAGTGAGGGGACCACCAAGGGGGCCTCCAACACAGAGCGCGAGGGGCTGGGCAAAGAGGAGCCTGCTGAGGGCCAAGCCTCAGTCCCCCGGGTCCCAAGACCATCCCCGCCAGAGCCCTGGGAGGATGAGGACCCGCCACCCCGCAGCACCTTCTTTGACTCCGAGGAGCGGACAGTGACCTGTGTGTCAGTGGTGGAGCCAGACGCCCCACCGAGCCCAGATGCCCCGCAGACAACCACCCATAGGATCGTGGAGCTGCGGTCCCTCTCCCGCTCCCGCTCCCGCTCCACATCAAGCTCCCGTGGCCGGAAGAAAGCCAAGAGGAAGCGAGTCACTACCAGGGAGCACAGGAGGGCCCACTCAGGCACTCGCTCCGGCTCCCACTCTGGGGACAGGAGCTCACAGTCAGTGTCGCCACCAGTGGGTGAGGACCACGCCAAGAGGCACAGGCCCAAGGCCAGGAGCCGGAGGTCTTCCAGCGACTGCTCCAGCAGCCACGAGCGAGCCAAGCGGAAGAAGGCCAAGGAcaagagtggggagaggagaagggcctCCTGGGGCCGAGGCCGGCACAGGTCCCGGTCCCGCTCGGGCAGCCCTGGCAGCTCCTCCCATGACCACCGcgagagcaggaggaagaaaaagagggagtcAGGCTCCAGGTCTTGGGGGAGGGAGTGCTCGCCCCCCAGCAGCCTGGAGAGAGCCCGGAGGCACCGGCACCCAAGGGAGAGGAGCCGCGAGCGGCCCCGAGACAGGCGGGGCTCCCGTGAGAGGAAGAAGCGCAAGTGCAGATCACCAAGCGTGGAGCTCAGGTCCAGGGAGCGCCGGCGGCCTCGTTCCCGTGAGAAGCGGCCACGGCCCCGCTCCCGCTCCCGCTCCCCAGAGAGGAAGTTGGCCGTGAAGGAGGCTTCTCCACAGCCGCCTCCCCAAGAGGAGGCAAGGCCAGACAGGGAGCCCCCGGCCAGGCTGCCAGCTTCAGCAGAAGCAGACACCTCTCCAGAAGAGGCTGAAGCTCACAAGGCCCCCCCA
This genomic interval carries:
- the PHRF1 gene encoding PHD and RING finger domain-containing protein 1 isoform X3, with translation MDDDSLDELVDRSPGPGGHPGLSSAALAGDTGSEDSEDDDDDVEALVAVADTQGELEADDIFNSDDDSESCPICLNAFRDQAVGTPENCAHYFCLDCIMEWSKNANSCPVDRTIFKCICIRAQFGGKILKKIPVEDARAGEDEEEDPTFCEVCGRSDREDRLLLCDGCDAGYHMECLDPPLQEVPVDEWFCPECAAPGAAPAADAGPVSEEEVSLLLADVVPTTSRLRPRAGRTRAIARTRQSERVRATVNRNRISTARRIQHVPRYLMSSLLDETIETVAAGLSTAVYQHPLTPRAPAKRRRKRGRRRKASGRKKTPSKSSVTGKRSSGTRSKKRQGRVRRRTGKKRKNEITARSRIARTLGLRRPVRGACIPSVYKPADPSLGLMRADIGAASLSLFGDPYELDPFDSNEELSADPASPLSAKRRILSQSAVQSHQPVARPISMGLSRRSVPAAVPEPEVDEAPVPDLLGSILSGQSLLMMNSADIVIHRDGSLSARRAAPSPVQRNSVGLSREGEGPGSGDCLQPGAPCSGRGLQSLGPRCQSRPASAPAPATHSCVPALTLGAAVRLDSSGTSRSGQAQNLSNVIRPGLKQSDSPRLNGEGKHALPLRFVSSKVSDHSSDSPSQSAVLGQAPKPAPRRTDISELPRIPKIRRDNSGSRQADALPTGQCVEIPSSCISRLTGREGPGQPGRSARAEGEPSSRGPQEPSTHSGGGPQSPAPLGSSRGKGVGSTFESFRINIPGNTAPSSRLSNPGFCNTFRPVDNKVQRKENPSPLFSIRKAKQLKSEIYDPFDPTGSDSSSIGSSPEHLGTGLLPSEITRTISIDSPKDPPLQTVRCVTSYTVETTFGPEPEPSRGPSSSLLKLRSEGTTKGASNTEREGLGKEEPAEGQASVPRVPRPSPPEPWEDEDPPPRSTFFDSEERTVTCVSVVEPDAPPSPDAPQTTTHRIVELRSLSRSRSRSTSSSRGRKKAKRKRVTTREHRRAHSGTRSGSHSGDRSSQSVSPPVGEDHAKRHRPKARSRRSSSDCSSSHERAKRKKAKDKSGERRRASWGRGRHRSRSRSGSPGSSSHDHRESRRKKKRESGSRSWGRECSPPSSLERARRHRHPRERSRERPRDRRGSRERKKRKCRSPSVELRSRERRRPRSREKRPRPRSRSRSPERKLAVKEASPQPPPQEEARPDREPPARLPASAEADTSPEEAEAHKAPPKATPMLEVPSECPPEDLDYGDSVEAGHVFEDFSSEAIFMQLDDMSSPPSPESTDSSPERDFPPNPAVPPATQQHDTSLAMAVIRREVSLIHGEDAVQPLPLAEGPQEKPLFWQDADEAAAVPSALGIQALGGAPVGKEEGPSQTPLLRAKALVKRVTWNLQEAERGTPAEDRGLRTPLHRPQKPQEGVWETDDVGPTAAFQQVSFSEPPPPGCVLPGPGFPDTHPSQVHYSNLPPAPALPSGVPPYAPVSQPAVQFMLQGSLPPAGCRVAQSPAPVPTILTTASEPAGHAANNAEENTAAPRPALDKAKNEEYMKKLHMQERAVEEVKLAIKPFYQKREVTKDEYKDILRKAVQKICHSKSGEINPVKVGNLVRAYVDKYRHMRRHRRPEAGEEPPAQGAEG
- the PHRF1 gene encoding PHD and RING finger domain-containing protein 1 isoform X4 — translated: MECLDPPLQEVPVDEWFCPECAAPGAAPAADAGPVSEEEVSLLLADVVPTTSRLRPRAGRTRAIARTRQSERVRATVNRNRISTARRIQHVPRYLMSSLLDETIETVAAGLSTAVYQHPLTPRAPAKRRRKRGRRRKASGRKKTPSKSSVTGKRSSGTRSKKRQGRVRRRTGKKRKNEITARSRIARTLGLRRPVRGACIPSVYKPADPSLGLMRADIGAASLSLFGDPYELDPFDSNEELSADPASPLSAKRRILSQSAVQSHQPVARPISMGLSRRSVPAAVPEPEVDEAPVPDLLGSILSGQSLLMMNSADIVIHRDGSLSARRAAPSPVQRNSVGLSREGEGPGSGDCLQPGAPCSGRGLQSLGPRCQSRPASAPAPATHSCVPALTLGAAVRLDSSGTSRSGQAQNLSNVIRPGLKQSDSPRLNGEGKHALPLRFVSSKVSDHSSDSPSQSAVLGQAPKPAPRRTDISELPRIPKIRRDNSGSRQADALPTGQCVEIPSSCISRLTGREGPGQPGRSARAEGEPSSRGPQEPSTHSGGGPQSPAPLGSSRGKGVGSTFESFRINIPGNTAPSSRLSNPGFCNTFRPVDNKVQRKENPSPLFSIRKAKQLKSEIYDPFDPTGSDSSSIGSSPEHLGTGLLPSEITRTISIDSPKDPPLQTVRCVTSYTVETTFGPEPEPSRGPSSSLLKLRSEGTTKGASNTEREGLGKEEPAEGQASVPRVPRPSPPEPWEDEDPPPRSTFFDSEERTVTCVSVVEPDAPPSPDAPQTTTHRIVELRSLSRSRSRSTSSSRGRKKAKRKRVTTREHRRAHSGTRSGSHSGDRSSQSVSPPVGEDHAKRHRPKARSRRSSSDCSSSHERAKRKKAKDKSGERRRASWGRGRHRSRSRSGSPGSSSHDHRESRRKKKRESGSRSWGRECSPPSSLERARRHRHPRERSRERPRDRRGSRERKKRKCRSPSVELRSRERRRPRSREKRPRPRSRSRSPERKLAVKEASPQPPPQEEARPDREPPARLPASAEADTSPEEAEAHKAPPKATPMLEVPSECPPEDLDYGDSVEAGHVFEDFSSEAIFMQLDDMSSPPSPESTDSSPERDFPPNPAVPPATQQHDTSLAMAVIRREVSLIHGEDAVQPLPLAEGPQEKPLFWQDADEAAAVPSALGIQALGGAPVGKEEGPSQTPLLRAKALVKRVTWNLQEAERGTPAEDRGLRTPLHRPQKPQEGVWETDDVGPTAAFQQVSFSEPPPPGCVLPGPGFPDTHPSQVHYSNLPPAPALPSGVPPYAPVSQPAVQFMLQGSLPPAGCRVAQSPAPVPTILTTASEPAGHAANNAEENTAAPRPALDKAKNEEYMKKLHMQERAVEEVKLAIKPFYQKREVTKDEYKDILRKAVQKICHSKSGEINPVKVGNLVRAYVDKYRHMRRHRRPEAGEEPPAQGAEG
- the PHRF1 gene encoding PHD and RING finger domain-containing protein 1 isoform X2 → MDDDSLDELVDRSPGPGGHPGLSSAALAGDTDSSDGNSEGFEDDTGSEHSDGTDGEDEEGDLEDGSGSEDSEDDDDDVEALVAVADTQGELEADDIFNSDDDSESCPICLNAFRDQAVGTPENCAHYFCLDCIMEWSKNANSCPVDRTIFKCICIRAQFGGKILKKIPVEDARAGEDEEEDPTFCEVCGRSDREDRLLLCDGCDAGYHMECLDPPLQEVPVDEWFCPECAAPGAAPAADAGPVSEEEVSLLLADVVPTTSRLRPRAGRTRAIARTRQSERVRATVNRNRISTARRIQHVPRYLMSSLLDETIETVAAGLSTAVYQHPLTPRAPAKRRRKRGRRRKASGRKKTPSKSSVTGKRSSGTRSKKRQGRVRRRTGKKRKNEITARSRIARTLGLRRPVRGACIPSVYKPADPSLGLMRADIGAASLSLFGDPYELDPFDSNEELSADPASPLSAKRRILSQSAVQSHQPVARPISMGLSRRSVPAAVPEPEVDEAPVPDLLGSILSGQSLLMMNSADIVIHRDGSLSARRAAPSPVQRNSVGLSREGEGPGSGDCLQPGAPCSGRGLQSLGPRCQSRPASAPAPATHSCVPALTLGAAVRLDSSGTSRSGQAQNLSNVIRPGLKQSDSPRLNGEGKHALPLRFVSSKVSDHSSDSPSQSAVLGQAPKPAPRRTDISELPRIPKIRRDNSGSRQADALPTGQCVEIPSSCISRLTGREGPGQPGRSARAEGEPSSRGPQEPSTHSGGGPQSPAPLGSSRGKGVGSTFESFRINIPGNTAPSSRLSNPGFCNTFRPVDNKVQRKENPSPLFSIRKAKQLKSEIYDPFDPTGSDSSSIGSSPEHLGTGLLPSEITRTISIDSPKDPPLQTVRCVTSYTVETTFGPEPEPSRGPSSSLLKLRSEGTTKGASNTEREGLGKEEPAEGQASVPRVPRPSPPEPWEDEDPPPRSTFFDSEERTVTCVSVVEPDAPPSPDAPQTTTHRIVELRSLSRSRSRSTSSSRGRKKAKRKRVTTREHRRAHSGTRSGSHSGDRSSQSVSPPVGEDHAKRHRPKARSRRSSSDCSSSHERAKRKKAKDKSGERRRASWGRGRHRSRSRSGSPGSSSHDHRESRRKKKRESGSRSWGRECSPPSSLERARRHRHPRERSRERPRDRRGSRERKKRKCRSPSVELRSRERRRPRSREKRPRPRSRSRSPERKLAVKEASPQPPPQEEARPDREPPARLPASAEADTSPEEAEAHKAPPKATPMLEVPSECPPEDLDYGDSVEAGHVFEDFSSEAIFMQLDDMSSPPSPESTDSSPERDFPPNPAVPPATQQHDTSLAMAVIRREVSLIHGEDAVQPLPLAEGPQEKPLFWQDADEAAAVPSALGIQALGGAPVGKEEGPSQTPLLRAKALVKRVTWNLQEAERGTPAEDRGLRTPLHRPQKPQEGVWETDDVGPTAAFQQVSFSEPPPPGCVLPGPGFPDTHPSQVHYSNLPPAPALPSGVPPYAPVSQPAVQFMLQGSLPPAGCRVAQSPAPVPTILTTASEPAGHAANNAEENTAAPRPALDKAKNEEYMKKLHMQERAVEEVKLAIKPFYQKREVTKDEYKDILRKAVQKICHSKSGEINPVKVGNLVRAYVDKYRHMRRHRRPEAGEEPPAQGAEG
- the PHRF1 gene encoding PHD and RING finger domain-containing protein 1 isoform X1; this translates as MDDDSLDELVDRSPGPGGHPGLSSAALAGDTADSSDGNSEGFEDDTGSEHSDGTDGEDEEGDLEDGSGSEDSEDDDDDVEALVAVADTQGELEADDIFNSDDDSESCPICLNAFRDQAVGTPENCAHYFCLDCIMEWSKNANSCPVDRTIFKCICIRAQFGGKILKKIPVEDARAGEDEEEDPTFCEVCGRSDREDRLLLCDGCDAGYHMECLDPPLQEVPVDEWFCPECAAPGAAPAADAGPVSEEEVSLLLADVVPTTSRLRPRAGRTRAIARTRQSERVRATVNRNRISTARRIQHVPRYLMSSLLDETIETVAAGLSTAVYQHPLTPRAPAKRRRKRGRRRKASGRKKTPSKSSVTGKRSSGTRSKKRQGRVRRRTGKKRKNEITARSRIARTLGLRRPVRGACIPSVYKPADPSLGLMRADIGAASLSLFGDPYELDPFDSNEELSADPASPLSAKRRILSQSAVQSHQPVARPISMGLSRRSVPAAVPEPEVDEAPVPDLLGSILSGQSLLMMNSADIVIHRDGSLSARRAAPSPVQRNSVGLSREGEGPGSGDCLQPGAPCSGRGLQSLGPRCQSRPASAPAPATHSCVPALTLGAAVRLDSSGTSRSGQAQNLSNVIRPGLKQSDSPRLNGEGKHALPLRFVSSKVSDHSSDSPSQSAVLGQAPKPAPRRTDISELPRIPKIRRDNSGSRQADALPTGQCVEIPSSCISRLTGREGPGQPGRSARAEGEPSSRGPQEPSTHSGGGPQSPAPLGSSRGKGVGSTFESFRINIPGNTAPSSRLSNPGFCNTFRPVDNKVQRKENPSPLFSIRKAKQLKSEIYDPFDPTGSDSSSIGSSPEHLGTGLLPSEITRTISIDSPKDPPLQTVRCVTSYTVETTFGPEPEPSRGPSSSLLKLRSEGTTKGASNTEREGLGKEEPAEGQASVPRVPRPSPPEPWEDEDPPPRSTFFDSEERTVTCVSVVEPDAPPSPDAPQTTTHRIVELRSLSRSRSRSTSSSRGRKKAKRKRVTTREHRRAHSGTRSGSHSGDRSSQSVSPPVGEDHAKRHRPKARSRRSSSDCSSSHERAKRKKAKDKSGERRRASWGRGRHRSRSRSGSPGSSSHDHRESRRKKKRESGSRSWGRECSPPSSLERARRHRHPRERSRERPRDRRGSRERKKRKCRSPSVELRSRERRRPRSREKRPRPRSRSRSPERKLAVKEASPQPPPQEEARPDREPPARLPASAEADTSPEEAEAHKAPPKATPMLEVPSECPPEDLDYGDSVEAGHVFEDFSSEAIFMQLDDMSSPPSPESTDSSPERDFPPNPAVPPATQQHDTSLAMAVIRREVSLIHGEDAVQPLPLAEGPQEKPLFWQDADEAAAVPSALGIQALGGAPVGKEEGPSQTPLLRAKALVKRVTWNLQEAERGTPAEDRGLRTPLHRPQKPQEGVWETDDVGPTAAFQQVSFSEPPPPGCVLPGPGFPDTHPSQVHYSNLPPAPALPSGVPPYAPVSQPAVQFMLQGSLPPAGCRVAQSPAPVPTILTTASEPAGHAANNAEENTAAPRPALDKAKNEEYMKKLHMQERAVEEVKLAIKPFYQKREVTKDEYKDILRKAVQKICHSKSGEINPVKVGNLVRAYVDKYRHMRRHRRPEAGEEPPAQGAEG